TTCCAGTCCTCTGACAGTGAGGTACCACAGTCAGAGTCCAGCAGTGTTGTGAGGCCATGTGAACAGCGCTGCTGGGTTAGACCAAAGGTCTGGGTAGTTCTGAGCTCAGGGACTTGGGGCCTGGCTAGAGGTGGATGCCAGGGAAGGGGTCAAGATAAGCATACACTGACACCTCCCTGGCACAGTCCACTGTTGTCCAGCAGCCGGAGGCTTACTCACGATGGTGGtgtgttatttttaatagttCTCACAAGGCTTCTCTTCTTGAACTCTTGAATTCTGTGCCAGAAATGATTGCTGTGTTCTCCTGCTGCTGTGAGACAGGCCAGAGCATCAGCCAAAACTCCTTCTACTACTTCTCTTGAGAAAGAGAGCCAGGGGTACATTTAAGGTGATATTTAGGTTCTCTCCAATATGTACTTTGCTTGTCTGGAACTTGCCTTGCAGCTATAGCACTGGCAGTCTTGGGCATATCGGAGGTCTTACTATCAACCCAAATGGGCATGGGCTGAGGAAGAACCACGTTCTTCCTATCTTTCTTGCTTATTCATTTTTGCCAGTTCAGCCACTTAAAATACCTCCAGTGAGTTCCTGTCATCATTATTTTGATCAAACCCTTTACAGACTTTTCCCAGATGCCAGTGATGATACCTTGTAGCTCAAAAGTAACAAATACGGTTGTGGAAGTTGAGAGCTGGTGCCATGGCTGTAATCACTGAAATAAGAAGCTTGAAACTCCTGATCTTCTCCAAAAAGTACAGAACACCATAGAAGACTTGATTCTTGTGTGCTTTGAAGGCCTTTTCAAGTTCTGTGTAAAGAACCAAAATTCTGTGTAAGTACCAAAGCTAGTGTAGGTAAAGGATATCTCTTTGGGCACAACAGCAACAGAGTAActtcactggctccattgtctaCTCAGTAAGCCTGACATACAGGTGAAGAGCTTCATGCTGGCCTAATAGAAATGTCCTTTTCTTATTCTGCTTTTGGATAtcacctttctcttttcctccaggCCTGGATGAAGTAGCTGCAGACAAATGGAAAAGCCTTCATGATGAATAGCAAAGTTCCAGTGTCTGTTCCTCTTAAGGGATGACTTTAATGAAAACTATATGAGGGAAAAAGTGGCATCACTACCACACCAAACTGCCATAAAAGGTTATCTCAGGAGTTCGCTGTGAAATCATATTGTGATATTTTCTTATACTGACTAGAAAGAGGAAGACTAGATATGTATGTATATCAGTCTGGGTTGAAATTCTAGACTCTCCTTCCTTTATTGCATACTTACAGTTCAGCAGTGACTCTCCTCTTCCAAGGCATGCACTTCCTTATTGCAACTCTGCCAGACCACAGGAAGTGCCTGTGGTTTGTCTATCAATCCTATGCGACTGATATGTTACCAATGTATTTCACAAGAGTTTTCAGAGAACCAGGAGGTAGCTGTTGAATCTTTAAGTAGGCAAATCTGGACATCTGCATGTTTGCGGCTTTAGTCCTCAGTCTGTTCCATATTTTGGGTCTTCATCTAGTCAACAGCAAGTCATCCTTCACCCCTGGAAGTCTGTATAAAGGGAGCATCTGAAAATATATTGCCCTGATGGACTTGTCTTAAACCTGGATGTGATGTCTCTCTTCAGAGATGCATGTTGCCATTTCTACATCCCACGTACATTCCCCCGACATCCATTTACCCTTCCCTGACAGCAGAAGGGTGGGTGCCACACAGGTCCTGTCTTACAGTTTAGCATATAAGCCCTCAGTAGGCCTGCAAAGAGCTACATGTCCCGGCTGACAGCAAAAGCCACAGCACTGTTGGGGGTACGTGCTTTTAAACCTGCTAGGGTGCTCATCAAACCACATTAGAGCAGTGGGCTGGAAGGAGTCACTGCCCTGAGTAAACATCCTGGAAATCTGTGCAAGCCCCTTGTCCTGGAAGGGCTTTCAGATGACCTTGAGTCTGCACAGCATAGCTTCATACTGGTTATGCTTTTGCAAGGCTTTAGGTGAGTAAGAGCGCAGGGATCTATTCCTTGACTGTGTCCCAGGAGCCACCCATAACTGTTCAGCTAGCCTTACTTCCACTGACTTGCACTACCTTCATCTTCTGCATTTATCGGATTTCCTCAGCACGTAATCTGGAATTGGCCACGGCAGATCATCAGTTCACCAACCACCTTTCACAACAGATTTGTTCTGCGCCAGTGGAAGCATAAAGTTACCATTCTTCTGCTCTAAGGTTGGCATAAGCCAGGCTCCAGGCAGTCTCTGTGTCTCATGCTGTGGGGCCAGGGTCTCCTTTGagcatcttctctctctctctctgctgtacTAGCAGCACAAAAGCAGGGAGGCTGCATCTCTTGCAACCGAAGTCATGTTCTGTGAACAAGGCAGTTCTTGGTGGCCCTCCTCTGACTCCTGGATTAATAACATTTTCAGATATAATATCCTGGACGAGCAGCCATCTTTCCCATTCAAGTGCTAAACTTTTACCTCTAATATGCCAGTAGTTTCCGTAGATTCAGGTTCTGGCAAAGCATGCAGGGCTATTTCCAGGGTTTGTTCCTGTGAACACTAAAACCCCACTGTGTAGTTTGGAGGGATATATCAGAACTTTTTATACTTAAAGTCAATCCACTGAATTTTTGGAATTTGGCCCCTTTTTATTTCCCCTGTCCAAAGTTTCCTGTCCTGCCTGTGACTTCTTACTGGATTCTCATTTTATTGCAGCTGAAGATGGGATTGTGagcaagaaagaggaaaatgccCACCACCAAGGCATCCCTGGGCCAGTGGAGTCCGAAGGTTTACTCTCAGGACTCTCCAAGAACAGTTCCCAGAGTCCTGCAGAGGACCCAGTCCTCCCACGCAGGTCAGAAAGGGTTCAGAGACCTCTGGGGAAGAGGCAAAGCCGAACAATGCTGCGCGGAAAAAGTTTCAGGAGGCTGCCAGATATTATCCAGCAGAGAAATCCTTCTGTAGGGAGACTGATGATCTGTGGGGACTGCGGGAAGAGCTTCCGGGTGAGCTCCAACCTTGTCCAGCATCGGAGAATCCACACTGGAGAGAAACCCTTCGCCTGTGCCGAGTGCGGGGAGAGTTTCCGGCAGCGGTCGCATCTCATCCAGCACCAAAGAATCCACACAGGGGAGAGGCCCTACGCGTGCTCCGAGTGCGGAAAGAGCTTCAGCATGAGCTCAAAGCTGATCCGGCACCAGGTGACCCACACCGgggagaagccctacaagtgtgCCGAGTGCGGGAAGAGCTTCTCTGGGAACTCACAGCTCATCCAGCACCAGCGAGTGCACACCGGGGAGAAACCCTACGAGTGCAGCGACTGCGGGAAGAGTTTCAGCGTGAGCTCAGCCCTGACGCGACACCAACGGGTCCACACTGGGGAGAAACCCTACGAATGCTCCGACTGCGGAAAGAGCTTTAGCCAGAGCTCCGAGCTCATGAAGCACCAGCGGGTCCACACTGGGGAGAAGCCGTACGAGTGCTCTCAGTGTGGAAAGAGCTTCACGGTGAGTTCAGCCCTCATCCAACACCGACGGTTCCACATGGGCGAGCGTCCCTACGGGTGCACCGAGTGTGGAAAGAGCTTCACCGTGAGCTCCCACCTCATCCAGCACCGCCGCTTCCACACTGGGGAGCGCCCCTTTGAGTGCACCGAGTGCGGGAAGAGCTTCCTGTGGAGATCAGCCCTGCTCCGGCACCACCGGGTCCACACAGGGGAGAGGCCCTACGCCTGTGCTGACTGTGGGGACAGCTTTCGGCAGAGTGCCCACCTCATCCAGCACCGGCGCATACACACTGGGGAGCGTCCCTACACCTGTGCCGACTGCGGGAAGGGCTTCACCGTGAGCTCTGCGCTCCTCCGGCACCAGCAGATCCACAGGGGTGGGGAACCCTAGGAGGGGTGCGTGTGGGGAGCAGTTAGGTCTGATACCCTGAGAGCATCCCTGGGGAGCAAAGCCCAGGGTCTCTCTCCCTTCGCTCTATTGACCACTCTGCCTGTGAAGGGTGAACGCAATTTCTTTTCAGGAGAACGAGTCCTAgaagagagaaatggaagaagGGGAGCATCAGTGCAAGGAGATGAATTGGAAGTTTGGGAAAGATCATGTGACACAGCAGGGGATGGATAGCTCTTGGGAGGGGGAGCGAAAAGTAGTTTGAAAAGGCTGGAATGTACTTGCTGGTGTATTTTACAGGAAGGTAcattgctgcttctctgtgcaCACACGTTTCACCAAATGGACCATCGTAGAGCCTGCAGCGCTCTGGCTAGATAAACAaaagctcctgccttccctccctgccgCTGCTTTTTCAGAGGTTCCGAATTACCTTCCTCAGCCCACAGAAGCAGCCGTCAAAAGCCTGGTGCGCCTCAGCCCCCCGTGCTGTCGCCCCGCGGCCTGCCCGGCCGTGCCGGCGGCGCTCGCAGCCCTCAGTCCCGCGGGTGCCCGCCTGCTGCTGCTCGCTGCGTCAGGGTGCGGTACGTGGTGTTCACCTGAGCAAGGGCCAGCGCCCGCGGGTGTTCGCGAGGCCCGGTTGTTTCTAAAACCGCCAAATAAACCCGTCCTTACCCCCGCCAGTTCCACCATTTCTCCCTCCCCTGcgcccgggcccggcgccgccTGCGCGTGCGCCGCCTCAcgcgccggccgcccccggggcggggccTCGCGCGACGCTGGACGTCACGATTGGCtgacggcgggggcggggggtgagCGCCTCCGTGACGTACGGGCCGCCTCTACCAATCAGCGGCGCCGCCGCGTGCCGTTCGTGGCTTCTGATTGGTCGCCTCTAACCCTCTCCGTCAATAAATACGGGGCGGCCGAGCCGGGCCTTTGTCTCGCGCCGCGGGGcagagggcgggcggcggcggtgAGTGCGCGCGGCGCGTCTCCAtggcagcgcggcggggccgggggcggtgcgggaccgggaccgggaccgcgCTGGGGGCGAGGGGCGGCCGGGACCGGCCTGAGGCCCTCGGGGCTTCCGCCCGCGCGGCTCCGctccgcctgccccgggcccTCGCCGCTTCCCCGCCGGGGAAGGAGGCCAGgctcccccggcgccgccgcggggagcagcggccccggccTCCCCGCTCGGGGGCAGGCGGGTCTGGTACACTGCGACGGGGAGACGCTCCGCCGGGAGATCCGTCTGGGCCGTCTCAGGGCCGTGTCCGTGCGCCTCTGCTCCCCGGAGCCTTGGGGGGGCCGGCCCgtggctctgcctcctgcccttcCGGCCGGGCTGTCTGCCTTGCCCCGGGCCGGCTGCTGGCTGCGGCGCCGGTAAGGCGCATCGAAGGTCGTGGAAGGATGGTCCTCGACGCCTCAAGC
The DNA window shown above is from Athene noctua chromosome 15, bAthNoc1.hap1.1, whole genome shotgun sequence and carries:
- the LOC141966295 gene encoding uncharacterized protein LOC141966295 isoform X2; translation: MLDLCCRYRLLHFLSNVLPCQCSLSMSSTEISNLVQHRRIHTGEKPFACAECGESFRQRSHLIQHQRIHTGERPYACSECGKSFSMSSKLIRHQVTHTGEKPYKCAECGKSFSGNSQLIQHQRVHTGEKPYECSDCGKSFSVSSALTRHQRVHTGEKPYECSDCGKSFSQSSELMKHQRVHTGEKPYECSQCGKSFTVSSALIQHRRFHMGERPYGCTECGKSFTVSSHLIQHRRFHTGERPFECTECGKSFLWRSALLRHHRVHTGERPYACADCGDSFRQSAHLIQHRRIHTGERPYTCADCGKGFTVSSALLRHQQIHRGGEP
- the LOC141966295 gene encoding uncharacterized protein LOC141966295 isoform X1 — encoded protein: MISHMDQKEELWFSHLRVYQGKTALGGTCAAEDGIVSKKEENAHHQGIPGPVESEGLLSGLSKNSSQSPAEDPVLPRRSERVQRPLGKRQSRTMLRGKSFRRLPDIIQQRNPSVGRLMICGDCGKSFRVSSNLVQHRRIHTGEKPFACAECGESFRQRSHLIQHQRIHTGERPYACSECGKSFSMSSKLIRHQVTHTGEKPYKCAECGKSFSGNSQLIQHQRVHTGEKPYECSDCGKSFSVSSALTRHQRVHTGEKPYECSDCGKSFSQSSELMKHQRVHTGEKPYECSQCGKSFTVSSALIQHRRFHMGERPYGCTECGKSFTVSSHLIQHRRFHTGERPFECTECGKSFLWRSALLRHHRVHTGERPYACADCGDSFRQSAHLIQHRRIHTGERPYTCADCGKGFTVSSALLRHQQIHRGGEP